From the Exiguobacterium marinum DSM 16307 genome, the window AGATGGAATTGATTACGGACCGCTTCGCCATTATTGACCAAGGGCAAATCAAATCGGTAGAAGATGGACAAACGAAAGCCGAGAGTGTCATCCTTTGTAAAGTTGCCAAAGAACAAATGAACGATGCACTCGACGTCGCTGCACTCGCTTTTGATGACGTGAAAATCGTCCAGCAGTCTGCGGAGTCGTTCATCGTACCGCGACAGGAGACGGATATCCCAATCTTATTGAAACAATTAATCGAGCGAGACATCGCCGTCTATCAAATCGGTATGAAGCACGAGTCGCTCGAAGAACAATTCTTGAAATTGACGAAAAAAGAAGGAGGTACGAACAATGCGTTCATTACTCAGCAATGAATGGATGAAATGGCGTCGTACGATTAAACCATATGTCGCCCTAGGTGTATACACGGCGATTATCCTCATCGTATACGCCGTATTGGCAAGCGGAGACGGTACACCGGAAGCGGCATCGTTCTTTGAATTTTCAACAATGGGCGCTATCGCCTTCCTGAGTATTTTTACAATCGTCTTCACGGCTGAGATGGTCGGGAACGAACTGAAGTTCGATACGCTGAAGCATCTCCTGATGAGTCCTTATTCTCGTGACCGTATCTTGTTATCTAAACTCGTCATGGCCGTCCTCGTCATGTTGTTACAATTCGTCTTCATCTTAGTCGTCGCGTTCGGGTTCTCCCTCACGCTAGACGGTTCTGTCACATGGGACGTCGTTCGTCCAATCCTCATCAGTGTGAGCGGACCAATCTTCATCATCTTCTTGACACTCATGTTCTCGGTCGTCTTCAAGTCGGTCGGTGTCGTCATCGGTTTCACGGTGCTCGCGAATTTCGCGTCTAGTATCATCGGTGGTCTTCTCGTCGCTTGGAAACCTGAGCTTGCGAAATGGGTCGTCTTCTTGCATACGGACCTCTCCATTTATGACGTGAATCCTGAATTCATGAAAGCAATGGATGCTACGATCGGCTTCTCAATCTTCTACGTCGCCCTTCATATCGTCGCATTTTACCTCATCACGGCGTTTATGTTCCGTAGCAAAACGTTCGCGGAATAAACAAATAATCTCTATTGATTCGACACGTTCGAATCGATAGAGATTTTTGTTGTCTGAATCTGCATGTGTGACGATTCTCTTTCCCTTTTGTCACATAAACTCAATATTCTGGAAGACGTCTCTAGCAAGCATACGATATGATGAAGGTAATAGGTTGAAAAAAGGATGTGACAATATGGCTCTCACGATCGGTTTAGCATTGCTCGTCTGTTTGATTGCGCTCATTTTCACCATCATGGTCGGGCTCGGGAAAGACCGTTCCACGTACAGCCAAAAGAAAAGCTTATCGATGGTTTCTTGGCTCTACATCATCTTGCTCCCCGTCTCGTTCATCGGACTCGGTCTGCTTTACTATTTCATTACGAAATAATCGAAAAAATCACGATGCCTACACGCTAGGCATCGTGATTTTTTTATGCGATCAAGTCGCTCCAAATTTTGATGGTGCTCGCTAAAATAAGTAGCGCCAAAATCCATTGAAGTGCTTTCGTATTCATGTTTTTGCCGACGTTTGCTCCGATTGGTGCAGCAATCA encodes:
- a CDS encoding ABC transporter permease, which produces MRSLLSNEWMKWRRTIKPYVALGVYTAIILIVYAVLASGDGTPEAASFFEFSTMGAIAFLSIFTIVFTAEMVGNELKFDTLKHLLMSPYSRDRILLSKLVMAVLVMLLQFVFILVVAFGFSLTLDGSVTWDVVRPILISVSGPIFIIFLTLMFSVVFKSVGVVIGFTVLANFASSIIGGLLVAWKPELAKWVVFLHTDLSIYDVNPEFMKAMDATIGFSIFYVALHIVAFYLITAFMFRSKTFAE